From one Montipora capricornis isolate CH-2021 chromosome 10, ASM3666992v2, whole genome shotgun sequence genomic stretch:
- the LOC138022486 gene encoding protein NLRC3-like, with product MTAIFRGHKDCAKPRTVLIEGDPGMGKTTYCQKLAYDWAMKREEWDKSFPEIDVLLLLRCRDIKTDIWEAIDDQILPLDIDEEDKEWFFKFIRENQSKVLLVLDGLDEVDSSKVDMYNDLLESKMLPNCHIVITSRHETGKSVRRYCDTLWEIVGFTLQDAKSYILKYFKGMEHLAKELLKQLALDMRKEGDLQELTRNPLNTALLCILCEDFKGVLPPERTQLYTEMVRCVLLRYEKRNRSSTGSDADLLEIYKDELVQLGCMALQSLRKGELFFDENEFKGISSNLIKFGFLSIQSGGSKRKPSLRFGFLHKTFQEFFAGFYLVYQILDGDTDCKSVVSDVRNMHELKQVFMFMSGILSATSEEMTVSLVKSIAELASSSNMGMENDKEEILELAFDCILECKCHGENLQSKLLQAFGQNFLIKDLDLNYRFNHVNLFCEILKVNTCLTTLNLTDNTIVNADAEFLSEALKVNTCLTTLNLTDNNIDNADAEFLSEALKVNTCLTTLNLGRNEIGTAGAEFLSEALKVNTCLTTLNLGRNEIGTAGAEFLSEALKVNTCLTTLHLVRNEIDAAGAECLSEALKVNTCLTTLNLGHNEIGTAGAEFLSEALKVNTCLTTLHLKWNGIDAAGAECLSEALKVNTCLTTLNLGHNEIGTAGAEFLSEALKVNTCLTTLDLEWNKIDAAGAESLSEALKVNTCLTTLHLEWNEIDAAGAEFLS from the coding sequence ATGACAGCTATCTTTAGAGGACACAAGGATTGTGCAAAGCCACGGACTGTTTTAATTGAAGGAGACCCAGGCATGGGAAAGACGACCTATTGTCAGAAACTGGCATATGATTGGGCAATGAAACGAGAAGAATGGGACAAGTCTTTTCCCGAGATTGACGTTCTCTTGCTTTTAAGGTGTCGTGATATCAAAACTGATATCTGGGAGGCCATTGATGACCAAATTCTTCCTCTTGATATTGACGAAGAAGACAAGGAATGGTTCTTCAAGTTCATTCGAGAAAATCAATCCAAGGTTCTGTTAGTGCTTGATGGACTTGATGAAGTGGATTCCAGTAAAGTTGACATGTACAATGAccttctggaaagtaaaatgttACCCAATTGCCACATTGTTATCACATCACGCCATGAAACTGGTAAGAGTGTAAGGCGGTACTGTGACACCCTGTGGGAGATTGTGGGATTTACTCTTCAAGACGCAAAGAGCTACATTCTTAAGTACTTTAAAGGCATGGAACACTTGGCAAAAGAGCTACTCAAACAGCTTGCGCTTGACATGAGGAAAGAGGGAGACTTACAAGAGTTGACACGGAATCCTCTTAATACAGCTTTACTTTGCATACTTTGTGAAGATTTCAAGGGTGTACTTCCACCGGAAAGGACACAGTTGTACACAGAAATGGTGCGATGTGTTTTGTTAAGATATGAAAAGAGAAATCGATCATCGACAGGCAGTGATGCTGACCTACTGGAAATTTACAAGGATGAGCTGGTGCAGTTAGGATGCATGGCGTTGCAGTCTTTACGTAAAGGAGAGTTGTTTTTCGACGAGAATGAATTCAAAGGCATTTCCAGTAATTTGATCAAGTTTGGGTTTCTATCGATCCAGTCCGGTGGCAGCAAGAGAAAACCTTCCTTGCGTTTTGGCTTTCTTCACAAGACCTTTCAAGAGTTTTTTGCTGGCTTTTATCTCGTTTATCAGATCCTTGATGGAGACACAGATTGTAAATCAGTAGTGAGCGATGTAAGGAACATGCATGAACTGAAACAAGTGTTTATGTTCATGAGTGGTATTTTGTCCGCAACATCTGAAGAGATGACAGTTTCGTTGGTAAAAAGCATAGCAGAGCTTGCAAGTTCGTCCAATATGGGAATGGAGAATGACAAAGAAGAAATTTTAGAGTTAGCATTTGATTGTATATTGGAATGCAAATGTCATGGAGAGAACCTTCAGTCTAAGTTACTTCAGGCCTTTGGACAGAACTTCCTTATTAAAGATCTCGACTTGAATTATAGATTCAATCATGTGAaccttttttgtgaaattctcaaagtcaacacatgcttgactactttgaatctGACTGATAACACAATTGTTAACGCTGACGCTGAATttctttctgaggctctcaaagtcaacacatgcttgactactttgaatctGACTGACAACAATATTGATAACGCTGACGCTGAattcctttctgaggctctcaaagtcaacacatgcttgactactttgaatctGGGACGTAACGAAATTGgtaccgctggcgctgaattcctttctgaggctctcaaagtcaacacatgcttgactactttgaatctGGGACGTAACGAAATTGgtaccgctggcgctgaattcctttctgaggctctcaaagtcaacacatgcttgactactttgcattTGGTAAGGAACGAAATCgatgccgctggcgctgaatgcctttctgaggctctcaaagtcaacacatgcttgactactttgaatctGGGACATAACGAAATTGgtaccgctggcgctgaattcctttctgaggctctcaaagtcaacacatgcttgactactttgcattTGAAATGGAACGGAATCgatgccgctggcgctgaatgcctttctgaggctctcaaagtcaacacatgcttgactactttgaatctGGGACATAACGAAATTGgtaccgctggcgctgaattcctttctgaggctctcaaagtcaacacatgcttgactactttggatttggaATGGAACAAAATCGATGctgctggcgctgaatccctttctgaggctctcaaagtcaacacatgcttgactactttgcattTGGAATGGAACGAAATCgatgccgctggcgctgaattcctttcttag
- the LOC138022487 gene encoding protein NLRC3-like, giving the protein MTAIFRGHKDCAKPRTVLIEGDPGMGKTTYCQKLAYDWAMKREEWDKSFPEIDVLLLLRCRDIKTDIWEAIDDQILPLDIDEEDKEWFFKFIRENQSKVLLVLDGLDEVDSSKVDMYNDLLESKMLPNCHIVITSRHETGKSVRRYCDTLWEIVGFTLQDAKSYILKYFKGMEHLAKELLKQLALDMRKEGDLQELTRNPLNTALLCILCEDFKGVLPPERTQLYTEMVRCVLLRYEKRNRSSTGSDADLLEIYKDELVQLGCMALQSLRKGELFFDENEFKGISSNLIKFGFLSIQSGGSKRKPSLRFGFLHKTFQEFFAGFYLAYQILDGDTDCKSVVSDVRNMHELKQVFMFMSGILSATSEEMTVSLVKSIAELASSSNMGMENDKEEILELAFDCILECKCHGENLQSKLLQAFGQNFLIKDLDLNYRFNHVNLFCEILKVNTCLTTLNLTDNTIVNADAEFLSEALKVNTCLTTLNLTDNNIDNADAEFLSEALKVNTCLTTLNLGRNEIGTAGAEFLSEALKVNTCLTTLNLGRNEIGTAGAEFLSEALKVNTCLTTLHLVRNEIDAAGAECLSEALKVNTCLTTLNLGHNEIGTAGAEFLSEALKVNTCLTTLHLKWNGIDAAGAECLSEALKVNTCLTTLNLGHNEIGTAGAEFLSEALKVNTCLTTLDLEWNKIDAAGAESLSEALKVNTCLTTLHLEWNEIDAAGAEFLS; this is encoded by the coding sequence ATGACAGCTATCTTTAGAGGACACAAGGATTGTGCAAAGCCACGGACTGTTTTAATTGAAGGAGACCCAGGCATGGGAAAGACGACCTATTGTCAGAAACTGGCATATGATTGGGCAATGAAACGAGAAGAATGGGACAAGTCTTTTCCCGAGATTGACGTTCTCTTGCTTTTAAGGTGTCGTGATATCAAAACTGATATCTGGGAGGCCATTGATGACCAAATTCTTCCTCTTGATATTGACGAAGAAGACAAGGAATGGTTCTTCAAGTTCATTCGAGAAAATCAATCCAAGGTTCTGTTAGTGCTTGATGGACTTGATGAAGTGGATTCCAGTAAAGTTGACATGTACAATGAccttctggaaagtaaaatgttACCCAATTGCCACATTGTTATCACATCACGCCATGAAACTGGTAAGAGTGTAAGGCGGTACTGTGACACCCTGTGGGAGATTGTGGGATTTACTCTTCAAGACGCAAAGAGCTACATTCTTAAGTACTTTAAAGGCATGGAACACTTGGCAAAAGAGCTACTCAAACAGCTTGCGCTTGACATGAGGAAAGAGGGAGACTTACAAGAGTTGACACGGAATCCTCTTAATACAGCTTTACTTTGCATACTTTGTGAAGATTTCAAGGGTGTACTTCCACCGGAAAGGACACAGTTGTACACAGAAATGGTGCGATGTGTTTTGTTAAGATATGAAAAGAGAAATCGATCATCGACAGGCAGTGATGCTGACCTACTGGAAATTTACAAGGATGAGCTGGTGCAGTTAGGATGCATGGCGTTGCAGTCTTTACGTAAAGGAGAGTTGTTTTTCGACGAGAATGAATTCAAAGGCATTTCCAGTAATTTGATCAAGTTTGGGTTTCTATCGATCCAGTCCGGTGGCAGCAAGAGAAAACCTTCCTTGCGTTTTGGCTTTCTTCACAAGACCTTTCAAGAGTTTTTTGCTGGCTTTTATCTTGCTTATCAGATCCTTGATGGAGACACAGATTGTAAATCAGTAGTGAGCGATGTAAGGAACATGCATGAACTGAAACAAGTGTTTATGTTCATGAGTGGTATTTTGTCCGCAACATCTGAAGAGATGACAGTTTCGTTGGTAAAAAGCATAGCAGAGCTTGCAAGTTCGTCCAATATGGGAATGGAGAATGACAAAGAAGAAATTTTAGAGTTAGCATTTGATTGTATATTGGAATGCAAATGTCATGGAGAGAACCTTCAGTCTAAGTTACTTCAGGCCTTTGGACAGAACTTCCTTATTAAAGATCTCGACTTGAATTATAGATTCAATCATGTGAaccttttttgtgaaattctcaaagtcaacacatgcttgactactttgaatctGACTGATAACACAATTGTTAACGCTGACGCTGAATttctttctgaggctctcaaagtcaacacatgcttgactactttgaatctGACTGACAACAATATTGATAACGCTGACGCTGAattcctttctgaggctctcaaagtcaacacatgcttgactactttgaatctGGGACGTAACGAAATTGgtaccgctggcgctgaattcctttctgaggctctcaaagtcaacacatgcttgactactttgaatctGGGACGTAACGAAATTGgtaccgctggcgctgaattcctttctgaggctctcaaagtcaacacatgcttgactactttgcattTGGTAAGGAACGAAATCgatgccgctggcgctgaatgcctttctgaggctctcaaagtcaacacatgcttgactactttgaatctGGGACATAACGAAATTGgtaccgctggcgctgaattcctttctgaggctctcaaagtcaacacatgcttgactactttgcattTGAAATGGAACGGAATCgatgccgctggcgctgaatgcctttctgaggctctcaaagtcaacacatgcttgactactttgaatctGGGACATAACGAAATTGgtaccgctggcgctgaattcctttctgaggctctcaaagtcaacacatgcttgactactttggatttggaATGGAACAAAATCGATGctgctggcgctgaatccctttctgaggctctcaaagtcaacacatgcttgactactttgcattTGGAATGGAACGAAATCgatgccgctggcgctgaattcctttcttag